The following proteins are encoded in a genomic region of Pelodictyon phaeoclathratiforme BU-1:
- the gmk gene encoding guanylate kinase, whose amino-acid sequence MVDALQHKGKLIVFSAPSGTGKSTIATMVLERIPNIQFSVSATTRTKRAGEQEGVNYYFLTREEFEEKIRNGGFIEHEFFFGNHYGTLLDKTEQIIDRGTHMLLDLDVKGAMNVRQLFPGNSLLLFLKPPSIEVLEERLKGRESEDEESLKARLERARLELGYADRFDEVIVNDHLDDAVEAVTAIVSKFLSNT is encoded by the coding sequence ATGGTTGACGCCTTGCAGCACAAGGGTAAATTAATTGTCTTTTCCGCGCCATCAGGTACGGGAAAGTCCACTATTGCCACAATGGTGCTTGAGCGCATCCCCAATATACAGTTTTCGGTATCCGCCACAACCCGGACGAAAAGAGCTGGGGAGCAGGAGGGGGTTAACTACTATTTTCTCACCAGAGAGGAATTTGAGGAAAAGATTCGTAACGGTGGCTTTATTGAACATGAGTTCTTTTTTGGAAACCATTACGGTACGCTGCTCGACAAAACAGAACAGATCATTGATAGAGGCACCCATATGCTGCTTGATCTTGATGTGAAGGGAGCGATGAATGTGCGGCAGCTTTTCCCTGGTAACTCATTATTGCTCTTTTTAAAACCTCCGAGTATAGAGGTTTTGGAAGAGAGACTTAAAGGGCGGGAGAGTGAAGATGAAGAGAGTCTGAAAGCGCGGCTTGAGCGGGCCCGGCTGGAGCTGGGTTATGCAGACCGCTTTGATGAGGTGATTGTGAACGATCATCTCGACGACGCGGTTGAAGCGGTCACAGCGATAGTCAGCAAATTTCTTTCAAACACGTAA
- the panD gene encoding aspartate 1-decarboxylase, translated as MKLHILKSKIHNAIVTSGDLEYEGSITIDNELLEMVDMIPNEKVLVVNNNNGERFETYIIKGAHGSREIQLNGAAARCALVGDEIIIMTFALMDEAEARNYKPMVLIVDKENNPKSRHHVGEQDEPLS; from the coding sequence ATGAAATTACACATCCTGAAATCAAAAATCCACAACGCTATCGTGACCAGTGGCGATCTCGAATATGAAGGGAGCATCACCATTGATAATGAGCTTCTTGAGATGGTCGATATGATTCCCAACGAAAAAGTTCTTGTTGTCAACAACAATAACGGGGAGCGTTTTGAAACCTATATCATCAAGGGCGCTCATGGCTCAAGAGAAATTCAGCTCAACGGAGCGGCTGCCAGATGTGCTCTGGTTGGTGATGAAATCATCATCATGACCTTTGCCCTCATGGATGAGGCCGAAGCGAGAAACTATAAACCGATGGTTCTTATTGTCGACAAGGAGAACAATCCGAAGTCCCGGCATCATGTAGGCGAACAGGATGAACCGTTATCATAA
- a CDS encoding sugar phosphate nucleotidyltransferase: MALAIIIMAAGKGTRMQSDLPKVLHLANGRPLIEYVLDTASTLDPDKTILIVGHQAELVVKATSRYYLTAARQEPQLGTGHAIMQAETHLSNFDGEVLILSGDAPLVNPDTLRELITFHRSKNGAATVLTAELHDPTGYGRIIRQESGDSVLKIVEQKDASKEELSVREINSGVYVFNARLLFDALAKINTNNAQNEYYLTDVFGVCFQSGRQVYAFKTDNPDEILGINTPEQLLDAERLLLQKMKKNPITE, from the coding sequence ATGGCACTTGCAATCATCATTATGGCCGCAGGAAAAGGCACCCGAATGCAGTCAGATCTGCCCAAGGTGCTTCATCTGGCCAATGGGCGCCCTCTTATCGAGTATGTTCTTGATACAGCGAGCACTCTTGATCCCGACAAAACCATCCTTATTGTCGGACACCAGGCAGAACTGGTTGTAAAAGCTACCTCCAGGTATTACCTGACAGCAGCACGTCAGGAGCCACAGCTTGGAACTGGTCATGCCATCATGCAGGCAGAAACCCACCTCAGTAATTTTGATGGTGAGGTACTTATTCTCTCCGGCGATGCCCCACTGGTCAATCCGGATACACTGCGGGAACTGATCACCTTTCACCGTTCAAAAAATGGCGCAGCTACTGTCCTGACTGCAGAACTTCATGACCCAACCGGATATGGAAGAATCATCCGACAGGAGAGCGGCGACAGTGTTCTTAAAATTGTGGAACAAAAGGATGCTTCGAAAGAGGAGCTCTCTGTCCGGGAGATCAATTCCGGTGTTTACGTTTTCAACGCACGGCTTCTTTTTGATGCTCTTGCCAAAATCAACACGAACAATGCACAGAATGAGTACTATCTGACTGATGTGTTCGGCGTCTGCTTCCAGAGCGGCAGGCAGGTTTATGCTTTCAAGACCGACAATCCGGATGAAATTCTCGGTATCAATACCCCGGAACAACTGCTGGATGCAGAACGACTGCTGCTGCAAAAGATGAAGAAAAATCCGATCACTGAGTAA
- a CDS encoding PAZ domain-containing protein — translation MPVKPVDLNKLRSAHSNLYETVVAISKKAKRLHDEERAELEDKLLPYKEMIRNPSSESESDKIFPEQIAISLEFEVREKSSHKAVADYFAQKYNYTLEKPAEKKIIQVEEDDETDGD, via the coding sequence ATGCCGGTTAAACCTGTTGATCTGAATAAATTGAGAAGTGCGCACTCGAACCTGTACGAGACCGTAGTCGCCATTTCCAAAAAAGCAAAGAGATTACATGACGAAGAGCGGGCAGAACTTGAAGACAAGCTTCTTCCCTATAAAGAGATGATTCGCAACCCCAGCAGTGAATCAGAATCAGACAAGATATTCCCTGAACAGATAGCGATCAGTCTTGAATTTGAAGTTCGTGAGAAGTCATCGCATAAAGCTGTTGCCGACTACTTCGCGCAGAAATACAATTACACGCTGGAAAAACCGGCAGAAAAAAAGATCATTCAAGTAGAAGAAGATGATGAAACTGACGGGGATTAG
- the dprA gene encoding DNA-processing protein DprA, with protein MSLPAAMEERILLLALTLIPGIGPARIKAITTFLHNRLADVLHCDVGELIQVSGIGESLARQMHHFLHHAETREKALASAEQQIAELPRHHAELITILDPNYPALLKEIYDPPPCLFVRGKLPDTNQPGLAVVGTRYASQYGKQVTALLCRDLANCGVVVFSGLAYGIDMVAHTATVENGGRTVAVLASGVESIYTDPKGKLWPKIVENGALISEEWFGSELTPGKFPKRNRIISGITSGTIVVESDLKGGSLITASSALEQNREVFAVPGSIFSRTSRGTNRLIQQGSAKAVMSVDDILTELGPQFAEKCSRPALQDNSQQGTLTPIEQAIMQCMEREPIHIDTLAVASGIDVSSLLVHLFELELKAAVVQQAGQFFQKKFL; from the coding sequence ATGTCACTCCCCGCTGCAATGGAAGAGCGGATTCTGCTGCTTGCCCTGACGCTTATTCCGGGTATAGGCCCTGCAAGAATCAAGGCGATCACAACATTCCTGCATAATCGACTGGCTGATGTACTCCACTGCGACGTGGGAGAGCTTATACAGGTGTCGGGCATCGGGGAATCTCTGGCCCGGCAGATGCACCATTTTCTTCACCATGCGGAGACAAGGGAGAAGGCCCTGGCAAGTGCGGAACAACAGATTGCTGAACTGCCGCGCCACCACGCTGAGCTGATTACCATTCTTGACCCCAACTACCCTGCACTGTTAAAAGAGATCTATGATCCGCCTCCCTGCCTCTTTGTGCGGGGAAAGCTGCCTGATACAAACCAGCCGGGCCTTGCTGTTGTCGGTACGAGATATGCCTCGCAATATGGCAAACAGGTTACGGCTCTGCTCTGCCGTGATCTGGCCAATTGTGGTGTCGTTGTTTTCAGCGGACTGGCTTATGGTATCGATATGGTTGCACATACAGCGACCGTGGAAAATGGGGGAAGAACGGTGGCTGTGCTTGCAAGCGGCGTGGAGAGCATCTATACCGATCCAAAAGGAAAACTCTGGCCGAAAATTGTTGAGAACGGCGCTCTCATTTCGGAGGAGTGGTTTGGTTCAGAACTCACACCGGGAAAATTCCCGAAACGCAATCGAATTATATCGGGCATAACCTCCGGCACCATTGTGGTGGAGTCGGATCTGAAGGGGGGCTCACTCATCACGGCATCTTCGGCTCTTGAGCAGAACCGGGAGGTCTTTGCTGTGCCAGGAAGCATCTTCTCCCGAACGTCACGGGGAACAAACCGGCTTATCCAGCAGGGTTCAGCCAAAGCGGTCATGAGCGTTGATGATATCCTGACTGAACTTGGGCCGCAATTCGCAGAAAAGTGTTCCAGACCAGCCTTGCAGGATAACTCTCAGCAAGGCACATTGACCCCGATCGAACAGGCCATCATGCAATGCATGGAGAGGGAACCAATCCACATCGATACCCTTGCCGTCGCATCAGGTATTGATGTCTCCTCGCTTCTGGTGCACCTGTTTGAACTTGAATTGAAAGCGGCGGTTGTGCAACAGGCGGGACAGTTTTTCCAAAAAAAGTTTTTATAA
- the lptC gene encoding LPS export ABC transporter periplasmic protein LptC: MKRVIVLFLHVVLIMLSGCGNPVKERRSPETGFIGLDHPVQESWKVRIALTENGVRRGVIEAGHGAEYRKNKSSEHHLDQGVRVDLFDINGHTTTTISAGKAVVHDNQDIEAEGNVIITSEGSTVIKTEYVKRTAKDKMIRSERFVTITRPGETIRGEGFETDQALRRYRIFRGSGESFIKQ; the protein is encoded by the coding sequence TTGAAAAGAGTTATCGTTCTTTTTCTGCATGTTGTTCTGATTATGCTATCGGGATGCGGCAATCCGGTCAAGGAGCGCCGCTCTCCCGAAACAGGCTTCATTGGTCTTGACCATCCCGTTCAGGAGAGCTGGAAGGTCAGGATTGCTCTTACAGAAAACGGAGTCAGGCGTGGAGTCATTGAAGCGGGACACGGCGCGGAATACCGAAAAAACAAGAGTAGTGAACATCACCTTGACCAGGGGGTCAGGGTTGACCTCTTTGACATCAATGGCCATACAACGACGACCATCAGTGCCGGAAAGGCAGTCGTTCATGACAATCAGGATATTGAGGCCGAAGGGAATGTTATCATCACCTCGGAAGGCTCGACAGTGATAAAGACCGAGTACGTCAAACGAACCGCAAAAGATAAAATGATTCGTTCGGAGAGGTTTGTTACCATTACCAGACCTGGGGAAACTATTCGGGGAGAGGGCTTTGAGACCGATCAAGCCTTGAGAAGGTATCGGATTTTCCGGGGAAGCGGAGAGTCATTTATAAAACAATAA
- a CDS encoding VOC family protein, translating to MMKLTGISQITLRVNDLRSAEEFYGGILGLKLDHRVGANITYLRINSDLLVLVKAETPGSPDARDIRVDHFGFRLASDAEVDAAALYLDECGVHMVTRPAHRREGRAFFVMDPDGNLVEFYSMHESGIQGESIKDIDLLAPDSFVTGTRKKTKKETEQQKPRRTRK from the coding sequence ATGATGAAACTGACGGGGATTAGTCAGATAACCCTTCGCGTCAATGATTTGCGCAGCGCTGAAGAATTTTATGGTGGCATTCTTGGTCTCAAGCTTGACCACAGGGTAGGTGCAAACATTACCTACCTGCGTATCAATTCTGATCTGCTGGTGCTGGTCAAAGCCGAAACCCCTGGATCCCCCGACGCGCGGGATATACGGGTGGATCATTTTGGATTTCGGCTTGCCTCAGACGCCGAAGTAGATGCGGCAGCGCTCTATCTTGATGAGTGTGGCGTGCATATGGTGACCCGTCCCGCCCATCGCAGGGAGGGCAGAGCCTTTTTTGTCATGGATCCTGATGGAAATTTGGTCGAATTTTACTCCATGCACGAAAGCGGCATACAGGGAGAGAGCATAAAAGATATTGATTTGCTTGCTCCCGACTCTTTCGTAACGGGAACCCGTAAAAAGACAAAAAAAGAGACAGAGCAGCAAAAACCACGACGCACCCGAAAATAA
- a CDS encoding OmpH family outer membrane protein yields MKMSRRIVMAVGLSMVLVAPQSFAAQETGKVSVVDSGKILQQLPETKQADLTLQTTAAPLQKELDRLTQEYQKLVAAYSQQAGSLSKAARELKEKEIGAKAMAIDKYRQEKFGRGGLVEKKQQELLIPIRQKVLAAVEAIAQKEGFSLVLEKNIAIYVAPENDLTFKVMNQLNIK; encoded by the coding sequence ATGAAAATGTCTCGCCGTATCGTTATGGCGGTTGGCTTGAGTATGGTGCTTGTTGCCCCTCAATCCTTTGCCGCACAGGAGACAGGAAAAGTCAGTGTGGTCGATTCAGGAAAAATCCTGCAGCAACTGCCGGAAACAAAACAGGCTGATCTTACCTTGCAGACAACAGCCGCTCCGTTACAGAAAGAGCTCGATCGCCTGACCCAGGAGTATCAGAAATTAGTGGCCGCATATAGCCAACAGGCAGGCTCTCTGTCAAAAGCTGCAAGAGAGCTGAAGGAAAAAGAGATTGGGGCAAAAGCGATGGCTATCGACAAATATCGGCAGGAGAAGTTCGGACGTGGAGGTCTCGTTGAAAAGAAACAGCAGGAACTGCTTATTCCGATTCGCCAGAAAGTATTGGCTGCTGTTGAGGCTATAGCACAAAAAGAGGGATTTTCGCTGGTGCTTGAAAAAAATATTGCCATCTATGTGGCACCTGAAAATGATCTCACCTTCAAGGTGATGAACCAGTTGAATATCAAGTAA
- a CDS encoding FkbM family methyltransferase: MGFYSKIKTRVRQLFGHEVTARVELQCECCNIHDWRICPVGIDRNSEVFSLGVGDDIGFDKGLIVAYNCNVHAFDPTPRWIEWIKSQDLSPQFHFYPYAIGGRDGRMKLFPRMPKGKPSSTMLTVMNEGAKDEGDGIDVTVKRLSTLMAELGVSHIDILKMDIEAAEYEVIDDFLAAQLSVYQLLVEFHHRFSSVPLQKTRDTLDKLYKAGYRIFYITEKAREYSFIHLDTYEKYLREA; this comes from the coding sequence ATGGGTTTTTACAGTAAAATCAAAACACGCGTTCGACAGCTTTTCGGCCACGAAGTAACTGCTCGGGTTGAGCTTCAATGCGAGTGCTGTAATATTCATGACTGGCGCATTTGTCCTGTGGGTATTGACCGGAATAGTGAGGTTTTTTCACTTGGAGTAGGCGATGATATCGGGTTTGATAAAGGTTTGATTGTCGCCTATAACTGCAATGTTCATGCTTTTGATCCGACACCGCGATGGATTGAGTGGATCAAATCTCAGGATCTTTCTCCGCAATTTCATTTTTATCCCTATGCGATTGGCGGAAGGGACGGTAGAATGAAACTTTTTCCTCGTATGCCGAAAGGCAAGCCTTCATCAACGATGCTTACAGTCATGAATGAAGGAGCTAAAGATGAAGGGGACGGTATAGATGTAACGGTCAAAAGACTTTCAACATTGATGGCGGAGCTTGGTGTTTCTCATATTGATATTCTTAAAATGGATATTGAGGCTGCCGAATATGAAGTTATTGATGATTTTCTTGCAGCTCAACTTTCGGTTTATCAACTTTTGGTAGAGTTTCATCATCGATTTTCATCAGTGCCGTTGCAGAAAACAAGAGATACCCTTGATAAATTGTATAAGGCCGGGTACAGGATTTTCTATATCACTGAAAAAGCAAGGGAGTACTCTTTTATTCATCTTGATACGTATGAAAAGTATCTCCGCGAAGCTTGA
- a CDS encoding YicC/YloC family endoribonuclease has protein sequence MLESMTGYGSAESVESGVRTLVELRSVNNRFAEISVKLPRQLLSFELEVREMIRAHFQRGKIAAFIQIQLDDAQPIPVSINTAKVKAYKELLDTLNREAGFGTPVLLEHLLRFPEIFDNGTTSLDQVDQHWPFVKNLLQEAIERLKAMRRREGEELSIDFRGRIAEIENTLKLITLLAADNLEAVRTRLAAKVEAVAGKDLVYSRDRLEMELVLAADKLDITEELTRFASHNKFFIEELQNDESGTGRKLNFLLQEQLREANTIASKSQNAEISQKIVQIKEDLEKIREQLQNIE, from the coding sequence ATGTTGGAAAGCATGACCGGATATGGCAGCGCGGAGTCAGTTGAAAGCGGTGTCCGGACTCTTGTGGAGTTACGGTCAGTAAATAACCGTTTTGCTGAAATCAGTGTCAAGTTGCCCCGCCAATTACTCTCGTTTGAACTCGAAGTCAGGGAGATGATTCGTGCCCATTTTCAGAGGGGTAAAATCGCCGCTTTCATTCAAATTCAGCTTGATGATGCACAACCCATACCCGTCAGCATCAATACTGCGAAAGTAAAAGCCTACAAAGAGTTGCTCGATACCCTCAACAGGGAAGCCGGTTTTGGAACCCCTGTTCTTCTTGAGCATCTGTTGCGGTTTCCAGAAATATTTGATAATGGTACGACTTCACTCGATCAAGTCGATCAGCATTGGCCATTTGTAAAAAATCTGCTGCAGGAAGCAATAGAACGGCTCAAGGCAATGCGGCGCCGGGAAGGCGAAGAGCTTTCGATCGACTTCAGAGGAAGAATAGCCGAAATCGAAAACACGCTTAAACTCATCACCTTGCTCGCGGCTGATAACCTTGAAGCGGTACGAACAAGGCTGGCTGCAAAAGTGGAAGCTGTTGCCGGAAAGGATTTGGTTTACAGCCGTGACCGTCTTGAAATGGAGTTGGTTCTTGCCGCCGACAAGCTCGACATTACCGAAGAGCTGACCCGTTTTGCCAGCCACAATAAATTTTTTATTGAAGAGTTGCAGAACGACGAGAGTGGTACCGGAAGGAAACTCAATTTTCTGCTTCAGGAACAGTTGCGCGAAGCAAATACGATTGCATCAAAATCCCAGAATGCGGAAATATCCCAGAAAATTGTTCAGATCAAGGAAGATCTTGAAAAAATCAGGGAGCAATTGCAAAATATAGAGTAA